A single Streptomyces sp. 2114.4 DNA region contains:
- a CDS encoding MFS transporter encodes MSTGSGAHSAPAPNSPHDTVSDDATATPQGPAPGVATGPAATPRKGTFSSLRIRNYRLFATGQMVSNTGTWMQRIAQDWLVLSLTGSSGAVGITTALQFLPMLLFGLYGGVIADRFAKRKLLLFTQSAMGLTGLALAALTLSGQVQVWHVYLVAFVLGLVTVLDNPSRQAFVSEMVGQDELRNAVSLNSANFQSARLIGPAVAGVLITAFGSGWAFLLNGLSFIAPLTGLLMMRTAELHKVERVPRSKGQLREGLRYVSGRPDLLWPIVLVGFIGTFGFNFPIWLTAFDYHVYHQGAGTYSLFNGLMAAGSLIGALLAARRAGSRLRLLVGAAVLFGALEIAAALAPSFWVFAALLAPIGMVGLTVNVTANSSIQMATDPLMRGRVMSLFMMVFVGGTPLGAPVVGWITDAFGARTGFLAGGLVSMVSAVVIGLILARVGGLRLKIDLRRGHQHVAFVPRVSAAGATAAASAERSLAPAA; translated from the coding sequence TTGAGTACGGGATCCGGAGCACACTCCGCCCCCGCACCGAACTCCCCACACGACACGGTTTCCGACGACGCGACCGCGACCCCGCAGGGCCCCGCCCCGGGCGTCGCCACCGGCCCCGCCGCCACACCGCGCAAGGGCACGTTCAGCTCGCTCCGCATACGTAACTACCGCCTCTTCGCCACCGGCCAGATGGTGTCCAACACGGGCACCTGGATGCAGCGCATCGCCCAGGACTGGCTGGTGCTCAGCCTCACCGGCTCGTCCGGCGCGGTCGGCATCACCACCGCGCTGCAGTTCCTGCCGATGCTGCTCTTCGGGCTCTACGGCGGCGTCATCGCCGACCGCTTCGCCAAGCGCAAGCTGCTCCTGTTCACCCAGTCCGCCATGGGCCTGACCGGCCTCGCCCTCGCCGCGCTCACCCTGAGCGGCCAGGTGCAGGTCTGGCACGTCTACCTGGTCGCCTTCGTCCTCGGCCTGGTCACCGTCCTCGACAACCCCTCCCGGCAGGCCTTCGTCTCCGAGATGGTCGGCCAGGACGAGCTGCGCAACGCCGTCAGTCTCAACTCCGCCAACTTCCAGTCCGCGCGGCTGATCGGGCCGGCCGTCGCCGGTGTCCTGATCACCGCGTTCGGCAGCGGCTGGGCCTTCCTGCTCAACGGCCTCTCGTTCATCGCCCCGCTCACCGGGCTGCTGATGATGCGGACCGCCGAACTCCACAAGGTCGAACGGGTCCCGCGCAGCAAGGGGCAGCTGCGGGAGGGGCTGCGGTATGTGTCGGGGCGTCCCGACCTGCTCTGGCCCATCGTCCTGGTCGGCTTCATCGGGACCTTCGGCTTCAACTTCCCGATCTGGCTGACCGCGTTCGACTACCACGTCTACCACCAGGGCGCCGGCACCTACTCGCTGTTCAACGGGCTGATGGCGGCGGGCTCACTGATCGGTGCGCTGCTCGCCGCCCGCCGTGCCGGCTCCCGGCTGCGGCTGCTCGTCGGCGCGGCGGTCCTCTTCGGCGCCCTGGAGATCGCCGCCGCGCTCGCCCCGTCGTTCTGGGTCTTCGCGGCGCTCCTCGCCCCGATCGGCATGGTCGGCCTGACGGTCAACGTCACCGCCAATTCGAGCATCCAGATGGCCACCGATCCGCTGATGCGCGGCCGGGTGATGAGCCTGTTCATGATGGTCTTCGTGGGCGGCACCCCGCTGGGCGCACCCGTGGTCGGCTGGATCACCGACGCCTTCGGCGCCCGGACCGGCTTCCTGGCCGGCGGTCTGGTCTCCATGGTGTCCGCGGTCGTCATCGGCCTGATCCTCGCCAGGGTGGGCGGCCTGCGCCTGAAGATCGATCTGCGCCGGGGGCATCAGCACGTCGCGTTCGTTCCCCGGGTTTCCGCCGCCGGTGCCACCGCCGCTGCCTCGGCGGAGCGGAGCCTGGCGCCGGCGGCGTAG
- a CDS encoding DUF2530 domain-containing protein → MWKKSELREAPAPLEGPVVGTITGGTIIWFVLFLGQLPFYGWFADHGHSWWVWTCLAGGGLGLVGIWYVRARDAAIKRSAAATAGQPADQH, encoded by the coding sequence ATGTGGAAGAAGTCCGAACTGCGCGAGGCCCCGGCGCCTCTTGAGGGCCCCGTCGTCGGCACGATCACCGGCGGCACCATCATCTGGTTCGTGCTCTTCCTCGGCCAGCTCCCCTTCTACGGCTGGTTCGCCGACCACGGCCACAGCTGGTGGGTGTGGACCTGCCTGGCCGGCGGCGGCCTCGGGCTGGTCGGCATCTGGTACGTACGGGCCCGCGACGCCGCGATCAAGCGCTCCGCCGCCGCGACGGCCGGGCAGCCCGCCGACCAGCACTGA
- a CDS encoding dihydrofolate reductase family protein: MAQLLRVQNFNVSRDGFGAGEHQSLERPFGHADPGALFAWAGATASWPMRTDPGGSRGLDDYFTRDFARNIGAEIMGRNKFGPYRGPWSDHEWNGWWGDEPPFHTPVFVMTHHERPSLTLSDTTFHFVGGDPATVLEQAREAAQGKDVRLGGGATTIRQFLDADLVDTLHVAVSQVELGSGVRLWESPEELLDRFHLDVVPSPSGVTHHLFWRR; this comes from the coding sequence ATGGCTCAGCTGCTGAGGGTCCAGAACTTCAACGTCTCACGTGACGGGTTCGGTGCCGGTGAGCACCAGAGCTTGGAGAGACCGTTCGGCCACGCGGACCCCGGAGCCCTGTTCGCCTGGGCCGGCGCCACGGCGAGCTGGCCCATGCGCACCGACCCCGGAGGCAGCCGCGGCCTCGACGACTATTTCACGCGGGACTTCGCACGCAACATCGGCGCCGAGATCATGGGCCGCAACAAGTTCGGGCCCTATCGCGGGCCCTGGAGCGACCACGAGTGGAACGGCTGGTGGGGCGACGAGCCCCCGTTTCACACCCCGGTGTTCGTCATGACCCACCACGAGCGTCCTTCGCTCACGCTCTCCGACACCACGTTCCACTTCGTCGGCGGCGACCCGGCCACGGTCCTCGAGCAGGCGCGGGAGGCCGCACAGGGCAAGGACGTCCGACTCGGTGGCGGGGCCACGACCATCCGGCAGTTCCTCGACGCCGACCTCGTGGACACGCTGCATGTAGCCGTCTCGCAGGTGGAGCTCGGTTCCGGGGTACGGCTCTGGGAGTCCCCCGAGGAGCTGCTCGACCGGTTCCACCTCGACGTCGTGCCCAGCCCGAGCGGCGTGACGCACCACCTGTTCTGGCGAAGGTGA
- a CDS encoding PPOX class F420-dependent oxidoreductase, with product MTNPPSPGLAPFERQGAILLTTYKRDGTGVGTPMNIAVDGDHAYLRTYGSAWKAKRMRNFPEVEICASTWRGRPTGPTVPARVRLLDPRTREYRRAERSLTRKYPLIHGLFVPLLHRLKKERTLHYELRLVEGGAGEQGWVREEG from the coding sequence ATGACGAACCCCCCGAGCCCCGGTCTCGCCCCCTTCGAGCGGCAAGGGGCGATCCTGCTGACCACGTACAAGCGGGACGGCACCGGCGTCGGCACGCCGATGAACATCGCCGTCGACGGCGATCACGCCTATCTGCGGACGTACGGCAGCGCCTGGAAGGCCAAACGGATGCGGAACTTCCCCGAGGTGGAGATCTGCGCCTCCACCTGGCGGGGCCGCCCCACCGGGCCCACCGTCCCGGCGCGGGTGCGGCTGCTGGACCCGCGGACCCGGGAGTACCGGCGGGCCGAACGTTCGCTGACCCGGAAATACCCCCTGATCCACGGGCTGTTCGTACCGCTGCTGCACCGGCTGAAGAAGGAGCGGACCCTGCATTACGAACTGCGGCTGGTCGAGGGCGGGGCCGGGGAGCAGGGGTGGGTCAGGGAAGAGGGCTGA
- a CDS encoding aldo/keto reductase gives MKYTQLGRTGLKVSRLVLGTMNFGPQTDEAASHSIMDAAQGAGVNFFDTANVYGFGADKGRTEEIVGSWFAKGGGRRDKTVLGTKVYANMGVEGDKVWPNHDKLSAVNIRRSVEASLKRLGTDYIDLYQFHHVDRDTPWDEIWQAIDVLVQQGKVLYAGSSNHAGWHIARANETAARRGSLGLVSEQCLYNLAERRAEMEVIPAARGYGLGVIPWSPLHGGLLGGALRKEREGGAGRSGIGRSADALANSAIRAKIESYEALLDKHGLEPGEVALAWLLTRPGVTGPIVGPRTTDQLASALRAVELSLPDELLASLDEIFPGPGPSPEAFAW, from the coding sequence ATGAAGTACACGCAGCTCGGACGCACCGGACTCAAGGTCAGCCGACTCGTCCTCGGGACGATGAACTTCGGGCCTCAGACGGACGAGGCCGCCAGTCACAGCATCATGGACGCGGCGCAGGGCGCGGGCGTCAACTTCTTCGACACCGCGAATGTCTACGGATTCGGCGCCGACAAGGGCCGTACCGAGGAAATCGTCGGCAGTTGGTTCGCCAAGGGCGGCGGCCGGCGGGACAAGACCGTGCTGGGCACCAAGGTCTACGCCAACATGGGGGTGGAGGGCGACAAGGTCTGGCCCAACCACGACAAGCTCTCCGCGGTCAACATCCGGCGCTCGGTGGAGGCCAGCCTCAAGCGGCTGGGCACCGACTACATCGACCTCTACCAGTTCCACCACGTCGACCGGGACACCCCCTGGGACGAGATCTGGCAGGCCATCGACGTCCTCGTCCAGCAGGGCAAGGTCCTCTACGCCGGCTCGTCCAACCACGCCGGCTGGCACATCGCCCGGGCCAACGAGACGGCCGCCCGCCGCGGTTCGCTGGGCCTGGTCAGCGAGCAGTGCCTGTACAACCTCGCCGAGCGGCGCGCCGAGATGGAGGTCATCCCGGCCGCCCGGGGCTACGGCCTGGGCGTCATCCCGTGGTCCCCGCTGCACGGCGGGCTGCTGGGCGGGGCCTTGCGCAAGGAGCGCGAGGGCGGCGCGGGCCGCTCGGGCATCGGGCGCTCGGCCGATGCCCTCGCCAACTCCGCGATCCGCGCCAAGATCGAGTCCTATGAGGCCCTGCTCGACAAGCACGGTCTGGAGCCCGGCGAGGTCGCGCTGGCCTGGCTCCTGACGCGTCCCGGCGTCACCGGCCCGATCGTCGGCCCGCGCACCACGGACCAGCTCGCCTCCGCGCTGCGCGCCGTCGAACTGAGCCTCCCGGACGAACTCCTCGCCTCGCTCGACGAGATCTTCCCCGGGCCCGGCCCGAGCCCGGAGGCCTTCGCCTGGTGA
- a CDS encoding GDSL-type esterase/lipase family protein, whose protein sequence is MRIMFVGDSMTIGSTGDFTWRYRMWQHLNATFDGPYRIVGPRHTLHDPVTDAPTSAAYADPGFPEDARRHLAGWGEGWLHMAPLIGDMVRRYDADTLLVSLGLIDLGFYTNAEQTAQNVREFVARARTAAPHLRAVLMPVIPNVRAVADPAFGTECARFNELLAKAVADLSTPASPLLLASEPDGWEIDRATYDGTHPSEWGERLLAGAFAGAMHQAWGVGAAYGVLSSH, encoded by the coding sequence ATGAGGATCATGTTCGTCGGTGACTCGATGACCATTGGGAGCACCGGCGATTTCACGTGGCGCTACCGGATGTGGCAGCACCTGAACGCGACGTTCGACGGCCCGTACCGCATCGTCGGACCACGCCACACGCTCCACGACCCGGTCACGGACGCCCCCACCTCCGCCGCCTACGCCGACCCCGGCTTCCCCGAGGACGCCCGCCGCCACCTCGCCGGCTGGGGCGAGGGCTGGCTGCACATGGCGCCGCTGATCGGTGACATGGTGCGCCGGTACGACGCCGACACCCTGCTGGTCTCGCTCGGCCTGATCGACCTCGGCTTCTACACGAACGCCGAGCAGACCGCTCAGAACGTACGGGAGTTCGTGGCACGGGCCCGGACGGCGGCGCCGCACCTGCGGGCCGTGCTGATGCCGGTGATACCCAATGTGCGGGCGGTCGCGGACCCCGCGTTCGGCACGGAGTGCGCACGCTTCAACGAGCTACTGGCCAAGGCCGTCGCCGATCTCTCCACCCCCGCCTCGCCGTTGCTGCTGGCCTCCGAACCGGACGGCTGGGAGATCGACCGCGCCACCTACGACGGGACGCACCCGTCGGAGTGGGGGGAGCGACTGCTCGCGGGCGCGTTCGCCGGGGCGATGCATCAGGCGTGGGGGGTCGGGGCGGCGTATGGGGTGCTGTCCTCGCACTGA
- a CDS encoding NCS2 family permease: protein MSPSATTPVDTLKNPGPKPPKNGLDRFFKISERGSTVGRELRGGLATFFAMAYIIVLNPIILGSGVDKFGHHLDNAQLVTATALMAGLSTVLMGIVGNVPIAIAAGLGINAVVSLQLAPKMSWPDAMGMVVLAGLVLMILVASGLRQRVMDAIPGGLRRAIAIGIGLFISLIGLVDAGFVTRNPDAAHTTVPLSLGQGGQLKGWPVLVFVLGLALMFVLVVRKVRGAILIGMVSMAAVAIVINALVQIPDASWGLAVPNVPDKIIGTPDFGLIGQISLFGGFKEVGVLTGCLFVFTVLLSGFFDAMGTIIGVGEEAGLLNNETGQLPNMGRILMVDGIAVAGGGFGSASANTCFVESTAGVGEGARTGLANLMTGGLFLLALVFAPVATVVPSQAATPALLVVGFLIMASNVRDIDWGDFTIGIPAFLTMVSMPFTYSITNGIGIGVLAFILLRTATGRFKEIPWLLNVVGLCFLVYFLLDPIEQALGVK, encoded by the coding sequence ATGTCCCCCTCGGCCACCACGCCGGTCGACACCCTCAAGAACCCAGGTCCGAAGCCCCCCAAGAACGGCCTGGACCGCTTCTTCAAGATTTCCGAGCGGGGGTCGACGGTCGGTCGCGAGCTCCGCGGCGGCCTGGCGACGTTCTTCGCGATGGCCTACATCATCGTGCTGAACCCGATCATTCTCGGCTCCGGAGTCGATAAGTTCGGCCACCATCTCGACAACGCCCAGCTGGTCACCGCCACCGCGCTCATGGCCGGTCTGAGCACGGTGCTGATGGGCATCGTCGGCAACGTCCCGATCGCCATCGCCGCGGGCCTGGGCATCAACGCCGTGGTGTCCCTGCAGCTCGCGCCCAAGATGAGCTGGCCGGACGCGATGGGCATGGTCGTGCTCGCCGGTCTGGTGCTGATGATCCTGGTCGCCTCGGGCCTGCGGCAGCGGGTGATGGACGCGATTCCGGGCGGGCTGCGGCGGGCCATCGCCATCGGCATCGGCCTGTTCATCTCGCTGATCGGCCTGGTCGACGCCGGTTTCGTCACGCGTAACCCGGACGCCGCGCACACCACCGTGCCGTTGAGCCTGGGGCAGGGCGGACAGCTCAAGGGCTGGCCGGTGCTGGTCTTCGTCCTCGGCCTGGCGCTGATGTTCGTGCTGGTCGTGCGGAAGGTCAGGGGCGCGATCCTGATCGGCATGGTCAGCATGGCCGCGGTCGCCATCGTCATCAACGCGCTGGTGCAGATCCCGGACGCGTCCTGGGGCCTGGCGGTCCCCAATGTGCCGGACAAGATCATCGGCACCCCGGACTTCGGTCTGATCGGTCAGATCAGTCTCTTCGGCGGCTTCAAGGAAGTCGGTGTGCTGACCGGCTGCCTGTTCGTCTTCACCGTGCTGCTGTCCGGCTTCTTCGACGCGATGGGCACCATCATCGGCGTCGGCGAGGAGGCCGGCCTGCTGAACAACGAGACCGGCCAGCTGCCGAACATGGGCCGGATCCTCATGGTCGACGGCATCGCGGTCGCGGGCGGCGGCTTCGGCTCCGCCTCCGCCAACACCTGCTTCGTGGAGTCCACGGCCGGTGTCGGCGAGGGCGCCCGCACCGGTCTCGCGAACCTGATGACCGGTGGCCTCTTCCTGCTCGCGCTGGTCTTCGCGCCGGTGGCGACCGTCGTCCCCTCGCAGGCCGCGACGCCCGCCCTGCTGGTCGTCGGCTTCCTGATCATGGCCTCGAACGTCCGGGACATCGACTGGGGCGACTTCACCATCGGCATTCCCGCGTTCCTGACGATGGTCTCGATGCCGTTCACCTACAGCATCACCAACGGCATCGGCATCGGCGTGCTGGCCTTCATCCTGCTGCGCACCGCGACCGGCCGCTTCAAGGAGATCCCCTGGCTGCTGAACGTGGTCGGCCTCTGTTTCCTCGTCTACTTCCTGCTCGACCCGATCGAGCAGGCGCTCGGGGTCAAGTAG
- a CDS encoding ATP-binding cassette domain-containing protein, giving the protein MAAAAQAPPPPPPPDAAVLAEGLEKRYGDKRALDGLDLTVHRGTVHGLLGPNGAGKTTVVRILATLLRPDGGRARVAGHEVARSPQQVRARIGLAGQYAAVDGVLTGRQNLEMFGRLFHLGARRARMRAAELLDQFGLGDAGGKPARTYSGGMRRRLDLAASLILAPDVLFLDEPTTGLDPRGRNEVWEAVRELAATGTTVLLTTQYLDEADQLADRISVIEHGRTIADGTPAELKRQVGGERLQVVLREPAGLPHAVRAVARVAANGVPPTTDEAERRVGAPVTEGVAALTEVARTLQDEGIGVEDIGLRRPTLDEVFLRLTGRGTAEAGTEVAA; this is encoded by the coding sequence GTGGCGGCTGCCGCGCAGGCGCCGCCACCGCCGCCACCGCCGGATGCGGCGGTTCTCGCGGAGGGCCTGGAGAAGCGGTACGGCGACAAGCGGGCCCTGGACGGCCTCGATCTCACCGTCCACCGCGGCACGGTGCACGGCCTGCTCGGACCGAACGGCGCGGGCAAGACCACGGTCGTCCGCATCCTGGCCACCCTGCTGCGGCCGGACGGCGGACGGGCGAGGGTCGCCGGACACGAGGTGGCGCGGTCGCCGCAGCAGGTGCGCGCCAGGATTGGACTGGCAGGTCAATATGCCGCCGTGGACGGCGTACTGACCGGACGTCAGAACCTGGAGATGTTCGGCAGGCTCTTCCACCTGGGCGCCCGCCGGGCGCGGATGCGGGCGGCGGAGCTGCTGGACCAGTTCGGGCTGGGTGACGCGGGCGGGAAGCCGGCCCGGACCTACAGCGGCGGGATGCGCCGCCGCCTCGACCTCGCCGCGAGCCTGATCCTCGCACCCGACGTGCTCTTCCTGGACGAGCCGACCACCGGCCTCGACCCGCGCGGCCGCAACGAGGTCTGGGAGGCGGTCCGCGAGCTCGCCGCGACCGGCACCACCGTGCTGCTGACCACCCAATACCTCGACGAGGCGGACCAGTTGGCCGATCGGATCTCCGTCATCGAACACGGGCGGACGATCGCCGACGGTACGCCCGCCGAGCTGAAGCGGCAGGTCGGCGGTGAGCGCCTGCAGGTGGTGCTGCGCGAGCCGGCCGGCCTCCCGCACGCGGTGCGGGCCGTGGCACGGGTCGCCGCGAACGGCGTACCGCCCACGACGGACGAGGCGGAGCGGCGGGTCGGCGCCCCGGTGACGGAAGGCGTCGCGGCACTGACCGAGGTCGCGCGCACCCTGCAGGACGAGGGCATCGGGGTCGAGGACATCGGGCTGCGGCGCCCGACGCTCGATGAGGTCTTTCTGCGCCTCACCGGGCGCGGTACGGCCGAGGCCGGGACGGAGGTGGCCGCGTGA
- the thpR gene encoding RNA 2',3'-cyclic phosphodiesterase encodes MRLFAAVLPPAPAIEELAAEVAQLKKLPAADRLRWTGRDSWHFTLAFYGEVPEELVPDLQERLGRAAGRRDSYPLRIAGGGRFSDRVVWAGADGDRPAMRTLAGAASAAGRRAGVAMEEEHRPYTPHLTLARNRVPDLDLRPYAAALKDFAGAPWTVDALALVCSHPPVPGAAGTQPRYETVGSWPLGH; translated from the coding sequence ATGAGACTCTTCGCCGCCGTCCTGCCCCCCGCGCCCGCGATCGAGGAACTGGCCGCCGAGGTAGCGCAGTTGAAGAAGCTGCCGGCCGCCGACCGGCTGCGGTGGACGGGCCGGGACAGCTGGCACTTCACCCTTGCCTTCTACGGCGAGGTGCCCGAGGAGCTCGTCCCCGACCTGCAAGAACGCCTGGGCCGCGCCGCCGGCCGCCGTGATTCCTACCCGCTGCGGATCGCCGGCGGCGGCCGTTTCTCGGACCGGGTGGTGTGGGCCGGGGCCGACGGCGACCGGCCCGCCATGCGCACGCTGGCGGGCGCGGCATCGGCAGCGGGCCGCCGGGCGGGCGTGGCCATGGAGGAAGAGCACCGCCCGTACACCCCCCACCTCACCCTCGCCCGGAACCGCGTCCCCGATCTGGACCTGCGCCCGTACGCGGCCGCCCTGAAGGATTTTGCCGGTGCCCCCTGGACGGTCGACGCCCTGGCCCTGGTGTGCAGCCATCCGCCCGTCCCCGGGGCGGCGGGCACCCAGCCCCGCTACGAGACGGTGGGGTCCTGGCCCCTGGGCCACTGA
- a CDS encoding ABC transporter permease, which translates to MSTGTVLPIPHDDGPAPWGPAGADDGPARRLYWAFADCLTIVRRDLTHLVRQPVIIAWQLGFPIVSVLLFVYVFGSAMNVGGGVDYPTFAMPGIFAMTISFGFMNTAVAIVVDRDHGVTDRFRSLPMATSAVVSGRGVADVIGAAVDLVVLAAIAVVVGWRSHGSPAATLAAFGLLLLLRFALTWIGVWLGLLAPNQESAGGLYAVAFPFGMISSVFTPPSMMPDWLGTIAMWNPVSSTAGAIRELFGNPATVGGSWVEQHAVLMAVLWPVVLTAVFLPLAVRRFRRLSR; encoded by the coding sequence GTGAGCACCGGCACCGTTCTGCCCATCCCGCACGACGACGGCCCCGCCCCGTGGGGGCCGGCCGGTGCGGACGACGGCCCCGCGCGCCGTCTCTACTGGGCCTTCGCCGACTGCCTGACCATCGTCCGCCGGGATCTGACCCACCTCGTCCGGCAGCCCGTGATCATCGCCTGGCAGCTGGGCTTCCCGATCGTCTCCGTGCTGCTCTTCGTCTATGTCTTCGGCAGCGCGATGAACGTCGGCGGCGGGGTGGACTACCCGACGTTCGCGATGCCCGGCATCTTCGCGATGACGATCTCCTTCGGTTTCATGAACACCGCGGTGGCGATCGTCGTCGACCGGGACCATGGGGTCACCGACCGGTTCCGCTCCCTGCCGATGGCGACGTCCGCCGTGGTCAGCGGGCGCGGGGTCGCGGATGTGATCGGTGCGGCCGTCGACCTCGTGGTGCTGGCCGCCATCGCCGTGGTCGTCGGCTGGCGCTCCCACGGCAGCCCGGCCGCCACCCTCGCCGCCTTCGGTCTGCTGCTGCTCCTGCGCTTCGCCCTCACCTGGATCGGGGTCTGGCTCGGACTCCTGGCGCCCAACCAGGAATCGGCCGGCGGCCTTTACGCCGTTGCCTTCCCCTTCGGCATGATCTCCAGCGTGTTCACCCCGCCGTCGATGATGCCGGACTGGCTGGGCACCATCGCCATGTGGAACCCGGTCTCCTCCACGGCCGGCGCCATCCGGGAGCTCTTCGGCAACCCGGCCACCGTGGGCGGCAGTTGGGTCGAACAGCATGCGGTGCTGATGGCGGTGCTCTGGCCGGTCGTCCTCACCGCGGTCTTCCTGCCGCTGGCGGTACGGCGCTTCCGGCGGCTGAGCCGCTGA
- a CDS encoding ribbon-helix-helix protein, CopG family translates to MGSQVLSLRMDGELLDRIRQHAAKRGMSVQDYVVRTLIREDFDERFKSSVDETEKLGGRWPAT, encoded by the coding sequence ATGGGATCGCAAGTGCTCAGCCTGCGCATGGACGGGGAGCTGCTGGACCGGATACGGCAGCACGCCGCAAAACGCGGAATGAGCGTCCAGGACTATGTGGTCCGGACGCTCATCCGCGAGGATTTCGACGAGCGGTTCAAGTCCTCCGTCGACGAGACGGAGAAGCTGGGGGGCCGCTGGCCCGCTACTTGA
- a CDS encoding TetR/AcrR family transcriptional regulator C-terminal domain-containing protein — protein sequence MTTTEHSGGGDISRSLELLWGLGDRPSRGPKPGLTLDRIVTTAVAAADADGLGALSMRRVATDLGVGTMSLYRYVPGKAELLDLMLDKVSAFDAEAHPDPAAGWRPALEALARDDWRRHQRHPWLLQVDQARPLLGPSALDAMEYALRALAGTGLTDREKVHVMVSFAGFVIGTARTELNSTLAEKRTGVSNADFWQAQEPVLSKAMLSGRYPALAGLDEDTFTGDGPSVFELGLTALLDGFEALIAARTARTDAP from the coding sequence ATGACGACGACAGAACACAGCGGCGGCGGCGATATCTCGCGCAGCCTGGAGCTGCTTTGGGGCCTCGGCGACCGGCCCAGCCGTGGCCCCAAGCCAGGGCTCACCCTCGACCGCATCGTCACCACGGCGGTGGCGGCCGCCGATGCCGACGGGCTCGGCGCCCTGTCCATGCGCCGCGTCGCCACGGACCTCGGCGTCGGCACCATGTCCCTCTATCGCTATGTACCGGGCAAGGCCGAACTCCTCGACCTGATGCTCGACAAGGTCTCCGCGTTCGACGCCGAGGCCCACCCCGACCCCGCCGCCGGCTGGCGCCCCGCGCTCGAAGCCCTCGCCCGCGACGACTGGCGGCGCCACCAGCGGCACCCGTGGCTGCTCCAGGTCGACCAGGCCCGCCCGCTGCTCGGCCCCAGCGCCCTGGACGCAATGGAGTACGCGCTGCGTGCCCTGGCCGGCACCGGTCTCACCGACCGCGAGAAGGTGCACGTCATGGTGTCCTTCGCCGGCTTCGTCATCGGCACCGCCCGCACCGAGCTCAACTCCACCCTCGCCGAGAAGCGGACCGGCGTCAGCAACGCCGACTTCTGGCAGGCGCAGGAGCCGGTCCTGTCCAAGGCGATGCTGAGCGGCCGCTACCCCGCCCTCGCCGGCCTGGACGAGGACACCTTCACCGGGGACGGCCCCTCGGTCTTCGAACTGGGCCTGACCGCGCTCCTGGACGGATTCGAGGCGCTCATCGCCGCCCGCACCGCCCGAACGGACGCACCATGA
- a CDS encoding MarR family winged helix-turn-helix transcriptional regulator: protein MPELSCPQPDGREAPPDDAAAVNALRSAVMRLSRRLKHQRVDESLSPTEMSVLGTLFRCGSATPGELARKEHVQPPSMTRIVAMLEAKGLVRLEAHPDDRRQKVVTQTEQAEAMLEESRRKRNAWLAELASGLDADEWAKLRAAAPVLEKLAQL from the coding sequence ATGCCGGAACTGTCCTGCCCCCAGCCTGACGGCCGGGAGGCGCCCCCAGACGACGCGGCCGCGGTGAACGCTCTGCGGTCCGCCGTGATGCGCCTGTCGCGCCGCCTCAAGCACCAGCGGGTCGACGAATCGCTGAGCCCCACCGAGATGTCGGTGCTCGGCACCCTGTTCCGCTGCGGCAGTGCCACCCCCGGTGAGCTGGCCCGCAAGGAGCATGTGCAGCCGCCGTCGATGACCCGCATCGTGGCCATGCTGGAGGCCAAGGGACTGGTCCGGCTCGAAGCCCACCCCGACGACCGCCGCCAGAAGGTCGTCACGCAGACCGAGCAGGCAGAGGCGATGCTCGAAGAGAGCCGCCGCAAGCGCAACGCCTGGCTCGCCGAGCTGGCCTCCGGGCTGGACGCGGACGAGTGGGCGAAGCTGCGGGCCGCCGCGCCCGTACTGGAGAAGCTCGCACAGCTGTAG